In Rhinolophus ferrumequinum isolate MPI-CBG mRhiFer1 chromosome 25, mRhiFer1_v1.p, whole genome shotgun sequence, the following proteins share a genomic window:
- the VPS37B gene encoding vacuolar protein sorting-associated protein 37B isoform X1 — protein MAGSGSEARFAGLSLVQLNELLEDEGQLTEMVQKMEETQNVQLNKEMTLASNRSLAEGNLLYQPQLDALKARLTQKYQELQVLFEAYQIKKTKLDKQSSSASLETLLALLQAEGAKIEEDTENMAEKFLEGALPLDSFIDVYQSQRTLAHRRRVKIEKLQEMVLKGQALPQAPAPLPPRVPEPVPATPLPYAAPEASGPPSVMPRRIPPPVPAGRLATPFAAAMGPGQASPFPGPPCPPLPPRMGLSPQQGFSAQFVSPYPPALPQRPPPRLPHQPGFILQ, from the exons ATGGCGGGCTCCGGGAGCGAAGCTCGGTTCGCCGGGCTGTCGCTGGTGCAGCTCAACGAGCTGCTGGAGGACGAGGGGCAGCTGACGGAGATGGTGCAGAAGATGGAGGAG ACACAGAACGTTcagctcaacaaagaaatgacGCTCGCCAGCAACCGGAGCCTGGCAGAAGGAAACCTTCTGTACCAGCCCCAGCTGGACGCTCTGAAAGCACGTCTGACCCAAAAATACCAGGAACTCCAGGTGCTCTTTGAAGCCTATCAGATAAAGAAGACCAAATTAG ATAAACAGTCCAGCAGCGCCTCCTTGGAGACCCTGCTAGCCcttcttcaggcagaaggagcCAAGATCGAGGAAGACACCGAG AACATGGCGGAGAAGTTTCTCGAGGGAGCGCTCCCACTGGATTCCTTCATCGACGTGTATCAGAGCCAGCGGACACTGGCCCACAGGCGAAGGGTGAAGATCGAGAAGCTCCAGGAGATGGTGCTGAAGGGGCAGGCGCTGCCGCAGGCTCCAGCCCCGCTGCCGCCCAGGGTGCCCGAGCCGGTGCCCGCCACCCCCCTGCCCTACGCCGCCCCGGAGGCCAGCGGGCCCCCCTCCGTCATGCCTCGGCGCATCCCGCCCCCGGTGCCTGCAGGACGCTTAGCCACGCCGTTTGCCGCCGCCATGGGCCCAGGACAGGCCTCTCCGTTCCCGGGACCACCGTGCCCCCCTCTGCCGCCCCGCATGGGCCTCTCTCCCCAGCAAGGATTCTCTGCGCAGTTTGTGTCACCGTACCCGCCAGCTCTCCCCCAGAGACCCCCGCCCCGGCTGCCTCACCAGCCCGGCTTCATTCTGCAGTGA
- the VPS37B gene encoding vacuolar protein sorting-associated protein 37B isoform X2: MTLASNRSLAEGNLLYQPQLDALKARLTQKYQELQVLFEAYQIKKTKLDKQSSSASLETLLALLQAEGAKIEEDTENMAEKFLEGALPLDSFIDVYQSQRTLAHRRRVKIEKLQEMVLKGQALPQAPAPLPPRVPEPVPATPLPYAAPEASGPPSVMPRRIPPPVPAGRLATPFAAAMGPGQASPFPGPPCPPLPPRMGLSPQQGFSAQFVSPYPPALPQRPPPRLPHQPGFILQ, encoded by the exons atgacGCTCGCCAGCAACCGGAGCCTGGCAGAAGGAAACCTTCTGTACCAGCCCCAGCTGGACGCTCTGAAAGCACGTCTGACCCAAAAATACCAGGAACTCCAGGTGCTCTTTGAAGCCTATCAGATAAAGAAGACCAAATTAG ATAAACAGTCCAGCAGCGCCTCCTTGGAGACCCTGCTAGCCcttcttcaggcagaaggagcCAAGATCGAGGAAGACACCGAG AACATGGCGGAGAAGTTTCTCGAGGGAGCGCTCCCACTGGATTCCTTCATCGACGTGTATCAGAGCCAGCGGACACTGGCCCACAGGCGAAGGGTGAAGATCGAGAAGCTCCAGGAGATGGTGCTGAAGGGGCAGGCGCTGCCGCAGGCTCCAGCCCCGCTGCCGCCCAGGGTGCCCGAGCCGGTGCCCGCCACCCCCCTGCCCTACGCCGCCCCGGAGGCCAGCGGGCCCCCCTCCGTCATGCCTCGGCGCATCCCGCCCCCGGTGCCTGCAGGACGCTTAGCCACGCCGTTTGCCGCCGCCATGGGCCCAGGACAGGCCTCTCCGTTCCCGGGACCACCGTGCCCCCCTCTGCCGCCCCGCATGGGCCTCTCTCCCCAGCAAGGATTCTCTGCGCAGTTTGTGTCACCGTACCCGCCAGCTCTCCCCCAGAGACCCCCGCCCCGGCTGCCTCACCAGCCCGGCTTCATTCTGCAGTGA